The following coding sequences lie in one Wolbachia endosymbiont strain TRS of Brugia malayi genomic window:
- a CDS encoding uracil-DNA glycosylase, protein MRDEDLELLKFYYEVGIDCTLTEGNEEKKVEKEKNSKAIQSPTIQAEVQKKEQQSMFPSDWIIEARKLASKCNSMDELRSAVKSFEGCEIKKTSTNTVFSDGNQSAKIMLVGEAPGANEDLKGIPFCGASGMLLDKMLSAINLDRTKVYISNTVFWRPPGNRKPTDLELDMCRPFVEKHIALISPHILILVGGISCYSLLDNTKTISTLRGRFHTYTNQYLSYSITTAVIFHPAYLLRQPAQKRLAWEDLKKIREYLNSTNNCTGV, encoded by the coding sequence ATGAGAGATGAAGATTTAGAATTACTAAAATTTTACTATGAAGTGGGTATTGATTGTACACTAACAGAAGGTAACGAGGAAAAAAAAGTGGAAAAAGAGAAAAATAGCAAAGCTATCCAATCTCCTACCATTCAAGCTGAAGTCCAAAAAAAAGAACAGCAATCCATGTTTCCAAGTGACTGGATAATTGAAGCAAGGAAACTCGCAAGTAAATGTAACAGCATGGATGAACTAAGAAGTGCAGTTAAGTCATTTGAAGGTTGTGAGATAAAAAAAACTTCAACCAATACTGTTTTTTCCGATGGTAATCAAAGTGCAAAAATTATGCTTGTTGGCGAAGCTCCAGGAGCAAATGAAGACCTTAAAGGCATACCATTTTGTGGTGCAAGCGGAATGTTGCTAGATAAGATGCTTAGTGCAATCAATCTTGATCGCACTAAAGTATACATAAGCAATACTGTATTTTGGCGTCCACCAGGCAATAGAAAGCCAACTGATCTAGAACTCGACATGTGCAGACCATTCGTTGAGAAACATATCGCACTAATTTCACCACACATCCTCATTTTAGTTGGAGGTATCTCATGTTATAGCCTTCTTGATAACACAAAAACTATATCAACTTTGCGTGGCAGATTCCATACGTATACTAATCAATACTTATCCTATTCGATTACCACAGCTGTTATATTTCATCCAGCTTACTTACTTCGTCAACCAGCGCAAAAACGTTTAGCTTGGGAGGATTTAAAAAAGATTAGGGAGTACCTTAATAGTACCAATAACTGTACAGGCGTCTAG
- the ftsA gene encoding cell division protein FtsA produces MYSAVIVKPKRNVFAVLDIGTTKIICLIVKVSGNFNYKITGTGYKIAEGINGGLITDIKYASYSISSTIGLAEQVSEETIDQIYVNIAGCGILSFNVHNEIIAANHEISDRDIKRVIFQTFEKYIEENVIIHNIPLRYHLDDMTDIREVSGLYGKRLSADVNVVTASRPALTNIENCITNNSGISMAGCIASAYSAGFACLSEDEKELGTAIVDIGGGCTAIGIFKRSKLIYANSIPIGGVHITRDIAYGLCTSIEHAERIKILYGSTVVTSIDENEYITVQSNENDEQARIPKSELVDIIRPRIEEILELVKEQFRKQKDPINKVVITGGTSRLASMKEIASYIFNKQVRIGCPESYGGLDGEYNKNPVFSAAIGSIKLIVDTFYKNNPDMLGQDGKISKLYHWVKSKVTV; encoded by the coding sequence ATGTACTCTGCAGTAATAGTAAAACCCAAGAGAAATGTTTTTGCTGTTTTAGATATAGGTACAACGAAAATTATCTGTCTAATTGTTAAGGTAAGTGGCAACTTCAACTATAAAATAACAGGCACAGGTTATAAGATTGCAGAAGGTATAAATGGTGGATTAATAACTGACATAAAGTATGCAAGTTACTCTATTTCATCTACTATAGGTTTAGCTGAGCAAGTGTCAGAGGAAACTATAGACCAAATATATGTTAATATTGCCGGATGTGGAATCTTATCTTTCAATGTGCACAATGAGATTATTGCAGCTAATCATGAAATTTCTGACCGGGATATAAAACGTGTAATTTTTCAAACGTTTGAGAAATATATTGAAGAAAATGTTATTATTCACAATATACCGCTGAGATACCACTTGGATGATATGACTGATATAAGGGAAGTTAGTGGATTGTATGGAAAGAGATTATCTGCTGATGTTAATGTTGTCACTGCTTCGCGTCCGGCACTTACCAACATTGAAAATTGCATAACCAATAATAGCGGTATAAGTATGGCAGGTTGCATTGCTTCCGCGTATTCTGCAGGTTTTGCTTGTCTTAGTGAAGATGAAAAAGAGCTTGGAACTGCTATTGTTGATATAGGAGGTGGGTGTACTGCAATTGGAATTTTCAAAAGAAGCAAACTTATATATGCAAACAGCATCCCAATCGGTGGTGTTCATATTACTCGAGATATAGCTTATGGACTATGTACAAGCATAGAACATGCAGAGCGTATAAAAATACTGTACGGTAGCACTGTTGTAACTTCAATAGATGAGAATGAATACATTACAGTGCAAAGTAATGAGAATGATGAACAGGCTCGAATACCCAAATCTGAACTTGTTGACATCATAAGACCAAGGATTGAAGAAATACTTGAGTTGGTGAAAGAGCAATTTAGGAAGCAGAAAGATCCAATTAATAAAGTGGTTATCACAGGTGGCACCAGTCGGCTGGCAAGTATGAAGGAGATTGCAAGCTATATATTCAATAAACAAGTCCGTATTGGGTGCCCTGAGTCGTACGGTGGTCTTGATGGTGAATATAATAAGAATCCTGTGTTTTCTGCTGCCATAGGCTCTATAAAGTTAATAGTTGACACTTTTTATAAAAATAATCCTGATATGCTGGGTCAGGATGGTAAAATAAGTAAATTGTACCACTGGGTGAAATCAAAAGTCACAGTCTAG
- a CDS encoding AsmA-like C-terminal region-containing protein, which produces MKLSIYVTLSISLVLILLQVTVTFKDWDSYKEYIVQGLEKTYNAKVHIGGKVEVSLITPKLTVHNVYMQCNNNKEQKLSTLIGVNKIEVRPSILSLFLFSLQPKSITLLGMKSNRENFINIINAKTSSNAVDIVIKGSQVSLNNNFTDYDNIVNIEKVAIGKSKQFSGEIRVDSNDYDFSGKVNITKKNVHISVESNFINLLFTGKKNQAGLQGKLTLTINNSSDFINDLAKITNLSFLAYVIPGENIEISSNIDFNGNDFTATDLKIKSKSMQASGIIQNDRKSNHTNINISFSKVNLDSIRNSSRRIIDIKDLLECFRKVVPRNLSLDFNIEASNIQYQNKILDKSHAILKFADGEIKVDMLLKFPGTNNVSHLSGKVSNSGTLSEFNGNLLVKGDNFKSFISCFFPSIKIKGNQKNQFTLSSELHFAPRILSISNIRFLNDKEFLQGSIKVSHTKKHNVVGGRFSVHNLDADKYDYSLFSSLSKMGWLKNLRYDVSIKINANDFKLNDTKIKDLDFLLKMEKGKLVVDKINLSGEDCDINGSTKILVDQRYTKPLLEVNLTGNKFNGDIFKLPSFIEVKRDSRNKINQIQWSTKQFDFLDNKESFDANVQINAIEFRVGQNVLKDFNLDAVVRNNTVTMRQVSYALEHGQVFFQGYLRSDSMYTKFLITNLDAKGIGKAIGIDNVDGRISLNGEIKAQGKSFHGWANNLSGEINLQAQEIEFTNVDFNSFITNLLNGKNKSEISTLAHDDIYNGSTLFENVIGKANIKNGVCSTSLQFRIDQASGSISSNLTLPNFALISLVRFFFILPGHSSPIYIDMHLDGPIWHPKMNFDVDQIFSTLKRIRSIKFIFAK; this is translated from the coding sequence ATGAAACTCTCTATATATGTTACACTATCAATTTCTTTGGTGCTAATCCTCTTGCAAGTTACTGTAACTTTTAAGGACTGGGATAGTTACAAGGAGTACATTGTGCAAGGATTGGAAAAGACGTATAACGCTAAAGTACACATTGGAGGGAAAGTTGAAGTTTCATTAATCACTCCAAAGCTCACTGTTCATAACGTATACATGCAATGCAACAACAATAAAGAGCAAAAATTATCAACCTTGATTGGCGTAAATAAAATTGAAGTAAGGCCATCTATTTTATCGTTGTTCTTATTTTCGCTACAACCAAAGTCAATTACGTTGCTTGGTATGAAAAGCAACAGAGAAAATTTTATTAACATTATAAATGCAAAAACCAGTAGTAACGCAGTTGATATAGTAATAAAAGGCAGCCAAGTGAGTTTAAACAATAATTTCACTGACTATGACAATATCGTTAACATAGAGAAAGTTGCTATAGGAAAAAGTAAGCAATTCTCTGGTGAAATAAGGGTAGATAGTAATGATTATGATTTTTCAGGAAAAGTTAATATTACAAAAAAAAATGTACATATCAGTGTAGAATCAAATTTTATAAATCTGCTATTTACAGGTAAAAAGAATCAAGCAGGGCTACAGGGTAAGTTAACGCTAACAATTAATAATAGTTCTGATTTTATAAACGACTTGGCAAAAATTACTAATCTTAGCTTTCTTGCTTATGTCATCCCTGGTGAAAACATCGAGATATCATCTAATATTGACTTCAATGGAAATGATTTCACAGCAACTGACTTGAAAATAAAATCCAAAAGCATGCAGGCTAGTGGTATAATACAAAACGATAGAAAAAGTAATCACACTAATATCAATATCAGCTTCAGCAAGGTTAATTTAGATTCTATACGAAATAGCTCACGAAGAATAATAGATATAAAGGATCTTCTGGAATGTTTTAGAAAAGTTGTGCCAAGGAACTTGAGCTTAGATTTTAATATAGAAGCCTCAAATATTCAATACCAAAATAAAATATTAGATAAATCTCACGCTATATTAAAATTTGCTGATGGTGAAATAAAAGTTGATATGTTACTTAAATTTCCTGGAACCAATAATGTATCTCACTTATCAGGAAAAGTTTCAAATAGCGGTACTCTATCTGAATTTAATGGTAATTTACTGGTAAAAGGGGACAATTTTAAGTCGTTCATTTCATGCTTCTTTCCTTCTATAAAAATAAAGGGAAACCAGAAAAATCAATTTACACTAAGTTCTGAATTACATTTTGCACCCAGGATATTATCTATTTCCAATATCAGATTTCTAAATGATAAAGAGTTTTTACAAGGGTCAATCAAGGTAAGTCACACAAAAAAACACAATGTGGTTGGTGGTAGATTTAGTGTACATAATCTTGATGCAGATAAGTACGATTATTCATTATTTAGTAGTTTGTCCAAAATGGGATGGCTAAAAAATCTGAGGTATGATGTAAGTATAAAGATTAATGCTAATGATTTTAAATTGAATGATACGAAAATTAAAGATCTGGATTTCTTACTGAAAATGGAGAAGGGTAAGCTAGTTGTAGATAAAATTAATCTATCTGGAGAAGATTGCGATATTAACGGTAGCACAAAGATATTAGTAGATCAGAGATATACTAAACCTTTGCTAGAGGTAAACCTTACAGGAAATAAATTTAATGGAGATATCTTTAAATTACCGAGTTTTATAGAGGTGAAAAGGGATTCAAGAAATAAGATAAATCAAATTCAATGGTCAACAAAGCAGTTTGATTTTTTGGACAATAAAGAAAGCTTTGATGCAAATGTGCAAATCAATGCTATAGAATTTAGGGTTGGGCAGAATGTTTTGAAGGACTTTAACTTGGATGCAGTGGTGAGAAATAACACTGTCACTATGAGACAAGTAAGTTATGCACTAGAACATGGACAAGTATTTTTTCAGGGTTATCTAAGATCAGACTCAATGTATACAAAATTTCTTATTACAAATTTGGATGCTAAAGGAATTGGTAAAGCTATAGGAATTGACAATGTAGATGGTCGGATAAGCTTAAACGGTGAAATCAAAGCTCAAGGAAAAAGTTTTCATGGTTGGGCTAATAATTTGTCAGGAGAAATCAACTTGCAAGCACAAGAAATAGAATTTACTAATGTGGATTTTAATTCATTTATCACTAATTTATTAAATGGTAAGAATAAATCTGAAATTTCCACACTTGCTCATGATGATATATACAATGGCAGTACGCTTTTTGAAAATGTTATAGGAAAAGCAAATATTAAAAATGGCGTATGTTCAACCAGTTTACAATTTAGAATTGATCAAGCATCGGGGTCTATCTCTTCTAATTTAACTTTACCCAACTTTGCTTTAATTTCTTTAGTCAGATTCTTTTTCATTCTACCAGGTCATAGTAGTCCGATCTATATTGACATGCATTTAGATGGCCCTATTTGGCACCCTAAGATGAATTTTGATGTAGATCAAATATTTAGCACTCTGAAAAGAATTAGAAGTATTAAATTCATTTTTGCTAAGTGA
- the obgE gene encoding GTPase ObgE, with protein MDFIDEVKLYLKAGDGGDGCVSFRREKFVEFGGPNGGNGGKGGNIVFVSDANLNTLLNFRYRRHVKAGSGKSGASRDRSGTAGKNIVLKVPVGTQIIDEESEKIILDFNKPDMEFLIAQGGKGGLGNTNFKSSINRAPRHFTCGQFGEEKYVVLKLKVLSDVGIIGMPNAGKSKFLTRCSNADTKVGDYPFTTIKPHLGVAKVDNSEVVIVDIPGIITDAHLGIGLGHKFLKHVERCKILLHLIDVTHDNVVSAYNCMRNELELYNSDLVKKEEIIVLNKCDLLRKVEIFEKKNHLANYLNKEVLCLSIGEDLQPILRLLNEKLKKGSSKKVDVYDPFKR; from the coding sequence ATGGACTTCATAGACGAGGTTAAATTATATTTAAAAGCAGGTGATGGCGGCGATGGTTGTGTAAGTTTTCGTCGAGAAAAATTTGTTGAATTTGGTGGTCCAAATGGTGGTAATGGAGGAAAGGGTGGGAACATAGTTTTTGTTAGCGATGCAAATCTCAACACTTTGCTTAATTTTCGTTATAGGAGGCACGTTAAAGCAGGCAGTGGAAAAAGTGGTGCGAGTAGAGATAGATCTGGTACAGCAGGAAAAAACATTGTACTTAAAGTGCCAGTCGGCACACAAATAATTGATGAAGAAAGTGAGAAGATAATATTAGACTTTAATAAGCCTGATATGGAGTTTTTAATAGCGCAAGGTGGAAAAGGTGGACTTGGAAATACTAATTTTAAATCTTCTATTAACAGGGCACCAAGGCATTTTACTTGTGGCCAGTTTGGTGAAGAAAAATATGTAGTATTAAAGCTCAAAGTTTTATCTGATGTTGGTATTATTGGTATGCCAAATGCAGGTAAATCGAAGTTTTTAACTCGCTGTTCAAATGCAGATACAAAGGTAGGAGACTATCCGTTCACTACCATAAAGCCTCATTTAGGTGTGGCAAAAGTGGATAATAGCGAAGTTGTAATAGTAGACATTCCTGGAATAATCACTGATGCTCACCTTGGAATTGGACTCGGGCATAAATTTTTAAAACACGTAGAAAGATGTAAAATTTTATTGCATTTAATTGATGTAACTCACGATAATGTCGTTTCAGCTTATAATTGTATGCGCAATGAGCTGGAACTTTACAATAGTGATCTTGTTAAAAAAGAAGAAATTATAGTATTAAACAAATGCGACTTATTGAGGAAAGTAGAAATTTTTGAAAAAAAGAATCACCTAGCCAATTATCTTAATAAAGAGGTGCTGTGCTTATCGATTGGTGAAGATTTACAGCCCATTCTAAGGTTATTAAACGAAAAATTGAAAAAGGGTAGCTCTAAGAAAGTGGATGTATACGATCCTTTTAAGAGATGA
- a CDS encoding UDP-N-acetylmuramate--L-alanine ligase, translated as MRILNYTIINLVISKSLLLNMNGIKKGIIHIIGIGGIGMSAIAEILHNSNYKVQGSDAQSNNNVDRLQKLGIEIYIGHNANNIKQAQVVVYSSAIKSDNVELVAARNNNKTILHRSGILAEIMKDKYVIAVSGSSGKTTTTAMIASIFDHSNTDATVIVGGILNSYQNNSKLGKSDILLIEADESDETMLKIPANIAVITSINNDHIDHYGTFDNIKNAFSQFINSADFAILPDSVGINDSESVSIKFGFEGVYPFVIQSPFVVPVHDIGIKKKKSASCSIKASNVKANNIRQHNNSIEFDVLIDGCSIDRSHWIPASCTETTAVLPLSSTQITSLRSRIIKNVVLSNAIGMHKVSNALAAISVAIKLGINDVDIKKGLLEFKGVARRFSLVADIKDVKLIEDYAHHPSEIQATLTAARSITKGKIIGIIEPFRFARIRNFFDEFIRIFMMFDYVILVPVHPPEDKPILGCRIDDIQEALISNGFNNVKIMNDALLISNFISDSTNSGDIVLFIGAGINVARLARETVVFMSGVEI; from the coding sequence ATGAGGATTTTAAATTATACTATAATAAATTTAGTAATAAGTAAAAGTCTACTGCTAAATATGAATGGTATTAAGAAAGGAATAATACATATAATTGGTATAGGTGGAATTGGAATGAGCGCGATTGCTGAGATTCTCCATAATTCTAATTATAAAGTGCAAGGTAGTGATGCTCAATCAAACAACAATGTAGATAGATTACAAAAGCTAGGTATAGAGATCTATATTGGTCACAATGCCAATAATATTAAGCAAGCTCAAGTAGTTGTATATTCTTCCGCCATAAAATCTGATAATGTGGAGTTAGTTGCAGCGAGGAATAACAATAAGACTATTTTGCATAGATCAGGCATACTTGCTGAAATTATGAAAGATAAGTATGTGATAGCAGTTTCAGGTTCAAGCGGAAAGACGACAACAACGGCCATGATTGCTTCTATTTTTGATCATTCTAATACTGATGCAACTGTAATTGTGGGAGGGATATTAAACTCCTATCAAAATAACTCAAAACTTGGCAAGAGTGACATTCTTTTAATCGAAGCTGATGAATCTGATGAAACTATGCTAAAAATTCCTGCAAATATTGCTGTTATAACAAGTATTAATAATGACCATATAGACCATTATGGAACATTTGATAATATCAAAAATGCATTTTCTCAATTTATAAACAGTGCAGATTTTGCAATTTTGCCTGATTCTGTAGGAATTAATGATAGCGAAAGTGTTTCCATAAAGTTTGGGTTTGAAGGTGTTTATCCCTTTGTCATCCAATCCCCCTTTGTCGTCCCAGTGCATGACATTGGAATCAAGAAAAAAAAATCGGCGTCATGTTCTATAAAAGCGAGTAATGTCAAAGCAAATAACATCAGGCAACATAATAACAGCATAGAATTTGATGTGTTAATTGATGGTTGTAGTATAGACAGAAGTCACTGGATCCCAGCATCATGCACTGAGACGACAGCAGTTCTTCCTTTATCGTCCACTCAAATAACATCACTGAGATCCAGAATTATAAAAAATGTAGTGCTATCAAACGCAATAGGAATGCATAAAGTTAGTAATGCTCTAGCTGCAATATCGGTTGCAATAAAGTTGGGAATCAATGATGTGGACATTAAAAAAGGCCTTTTGGAATTTAAAGGAGTTGCAAGAAGATTTTCCTTAGTGGCCGATATTAAAGACGTTAAGTTAATTGAAGACTATGCCCATCATCCAAGTGAAATACAGGCAACTTTAACAGCAGCACGTTCAATCACTAAAGGGAAAATAATAGGCATTATCGAGCCGTTTCGTTTTGCTCGTATTCGTAATTTTTTTGATGAATTCATACGGATTTTCATGATGTTTGACTATGTAATCCTTGTTCCTGTTCATCCCCCAGAAGATAAGCCCATTCTTGGTTGTAGGATTGATGATATACAAGAAGCTTTAATCAGTAACGGGTTTAATAATGTAAAGATTATGAACGATGCTTTGCTCATTTCAAATTTTATCAGTGATTCGACAAATTCAGGCGATATTGTACTATTTATTGGTGCTGGTATTAATGTAGCTAGACTAGCAAGAGAAACTGTAGTGTTTATGTCAGGAGTGGAGATTTAA
- the eno gene encoding phosphopyruvate hydratase: MTKRIINNVFAREILDSRGYPTVEVEIELCDGATGRASVPSGASTGKLEALELRDQDEKRYCGKGVLKAVKAVNGVIANAIIGMDAADQSTIDKALIELDGTRNKSKLGANATLGVSLASAKAAANSFKMPLYRYLGGEQANVMPFPLINIINGGVHADNKLDFQEFMILPIGAEAFSEAIRMSAEVFHNLRSILRKRGYSTNVGDEGGFAPNIESTEEALDLIVHAIESASYSTQNHFALGLDVASSTFYKNKIYKFANKELTSEELVEYYYNLVEKYPITSMEDAMSEDDYEGWKLLTAKLGSKVQLVGDDLFVTNCELIRKGIEEKMANAVLIKPNQIGTLTETFTAIGMTKSGGYKAVISHRSGETEDTTISHIAIASNCGQIKTGSLSRSDRLAKYNELIRIEGTLERNAKYYYGLAWTS, from the coding sequence ATGACAAAAAGAATAATTAATAATGTATTTGCAAGAGAAATTTTAGATAGCAGGGGGTACCCCACTGTTGAGGTAGAAATTGAACTCTGTGATGGAGCAACGGGTAGAGCATCTGTACCCTCTGGAGCTTCAACCGGCAAACTAGAAGCCTTGGAATTGAGGGATCAAGACGAAAAAAGGTATTGTGGTAAGGGAGTGCTGAAGGCTGTTAAAGCAGTCAATGGAGTGATAGCGAACGCAATCATTGGAATGGATGCAGCAGACCAAAGTACAATCGATAAAGCTTTAATCGAGTTGGATGGAACAAGAAACAAATCTAAGCTCGGGGCAAACGCAACTTTAGGGGTATCTCTTGCATCTGCAAAAGCAGCAGCAAACAGTTTCAAAATGCCGTTGTATAGGTATTTGGGAGGAGAGCAGGCAAATGTTATGCCGTTTCCACTAATTAATATAATTAATGGTGGAGTCCATGCAGACAATAAACTTGACTTTCAAGAATTTATGATTCTCCCTATTGGAGCTGAGGCTTTCAGTGAAGCGATCAGAATGTCTGCAGAGGTGTTTCACAACTTACGTAGTATTCTTAGGAAAAGAGGTTATAGCACAAATGTAGGAGATGAAGGTGGTTTTGCACCAAATATTGAGAGTACTGAAGAAGCACTTGACTTGATTGTGCATGCTATAGAATCTGCCAGTTATTCAACACAGAATCATTTTGCACTAGGCCTTGATGTTGCTTCATCTACTTTTTATAAAAATAAAATTTACAAATTTGCAAATAAGGAGCTTACTTCAGAAGAACTGGTTGAATACTATTATAACCTCGTAGAAAAATACCCGATAACCTCCATGGAAGATGCGATGAGTGAGGACGATTATGAGGGTTGGAAGTTGCTTACTGCAAAACTAGGAAGTAAAGTTCAATTGGTTGGAGATGATTTGTTCGTTACAAATTGTGAGCTAATACGTAAAGGGATAGAGGAAAAAATGGCAAATGCTGTACTAATCAAACCAAATCAGATAGGGACGTTAACAGAAACTTTTACTGCTATTGGAATGACAAAATCAGGTGGCTATAAAGCTGTTATTTCTCACCGCTCAGGTGAAACAGAAGATACAACGATATCTCATATAGCAATTGCGTCAAATTGTGGGCAAATAAAGACTGGTTCGCTATCGCGTTCTGATAGGCTTGCAAAGTATAATGAGCTAATAAGAATAGAAGGCACATTAGAAAGAAATGCCAAATATTATTATGGGTTAGCATGGACTTCATAG
- the def gene encoding peptide deformylase has translation MPKLSIVVAPDERLTTRASEVTGINDKIKELVNDMFETMYNAEGLGLAAVQIGVLKRIFVMDIQLEDIKGEPVGYESTGKFCMINPEITELSDEQVILKEGCLSIPEQSHEIRRPKYLTVKYKDLNNKEQTLKASGWLARCIQHELDHLNGILYIRHLSKLKYDMAMKKAEKFKRHYER, from the coding sequence ATGCCTAAATTATCAATTGTAGTTGCTCCCGATGAAAGGTTAACTACACGTGCCAGTGAAGTAACAGGTATAAACGATAAAATTAAAGAACTAGTAAATGATATGTTCGAAACTATGTACAATGCAGAAGGTCTTGGTCTTGCTGCGGTGCAAATTGGAGTGCTAAAGAGAATTTTCGTCATGGATATCCAGCTAGAGGATATTAAAGGTGAACCAGTAGGATATGAATCCACTGGTAAATTTTGCATGATTAATCCTGAAATTACAGAATTATCAGATGAACAAGTCATTCTCAAAGAAGGATGCCTTTCAATTCCAGAGCAAAGTCATGAAATTAGACGCCCAAAATATTTAACTGTGAAATATAAGGACTTAAATAACAAAGAACAGACACTAAAAGCTAGTGGTTGGCTTGCAAGGTGTATCCAGCATGAGCTAGATCACCTAAACGGCATATTATATATTAGACATTTATCTAAATTGAAGTATGATATGGCTATGAAAAAAGCAGAAAAGTTTAAGAGACACTATGAGAGATGA
- a CDS encoding septal ring lytic transglycosylase RlpA family protein, with protein sequence MIKNLALLCLTFILISSCNFCSRCNDTAGHYKIGNSYTINGIIYHPKHCNHYEEIGVASWYGIEDHGTLTANGEVFNRHLISAAHKTLPLPCFVLVTNLENGKKLVVRVNDRGPFVEGRIIDLSEKAAKILGLHKAGLAKVKVQYLRKISEQLIQRTPHYRKQHEKEMQKRHPKQDNAESKGYIAFFENAQAAKSAASKLRNQGIKNVRLLFKDNQYCVKVSVVRVGLQNLAMVD encoded by the coding sequence ATGATAAAAAATCTAGCCCTTCTATGCCTAACATTTATTTTGATAAGTAGTTGCAATTTTTGCAGCAGGTGTAATGATACTGCAGGTCATTATAAAATTGGTAATAGCTATACAATAAATGGTATAATCTATCATCCCAAACACTGTAACCATTACGAAGAGATAGGAGTAGCATCATGGTATGGAATAGAAGATCATGGTACACTTACAGCAAATGGTGAAGTGTTTAACCGTCACTTGATTTCTGCGGCGCATAAGACTTTGCCTCTACCCTGCTTTGTTCTCGTTACCAACTTGGAAAATGGGAAAAAGCTTGTTGTAAGAGTTAACGACAGAGGGCCATTTGTTGAAGGTAGAATAATAGACTTATCGGAAAAGGCGGCAAAAATTTTAGGGCTTCATAAAGCTGGGCTTGCAAAAGTAAAAGTGCAATATTTAAGGAAAATATCAGAGCAATTAATACAAAGAACTCCTCATTATAGAAAGCAGCATGAAAAAGAAATGCAGAAACGTCACCCGAAACAAGACAATGCGGAAAGTAAGGGATATATTGCATTTTTTGAAAATGCTCAGGCCGCTAAATCAGCTGCATCAAAGCTTCGTAACCAAGGAATAAAAAACGTTAGATTGCTTTTTAAAGACAACCAATATTGCGTGAAAGTGAGTGTGGTGAGAGTTGGATTACAGAATTTAGCAATGGTCGATTGA